One window of Myxococcales bacterium genomic DNA carries:
- a CDS encoding type II toxin-antitoxin system HicB family antitoxin gives MTLTVELEQEADGRWLAEIPELPGVMVYAESRSKATQLARALALRVLADRIEAGELEASSLTTVSFAA, from the coding sequence ATGACGCTCACGGTTGAACTCGAGCAAGAGGCCGATGGCCGTTGGTTGGCGGAGATCCCTGAGCTGCCGGGCGTCATGGTCTACGCAGAGTCACGATCCAAAGCCACCCAGCTCGCACGCGCTCTGGCTCTCAGGGTCCTTGCAGATCGAATCGAGGCCGGGGAGCTCGAAGCTTCTTCGCTGACCACTGTCTCGTTCGCGGCGTAG
- a CDS encoding type II toxin-antitoxin system HicA family toxin: MPDWGSAKASAVLAALLRIGWRVLRQRGSHRVLGRDGFPNFVFAFHDGDEVGPRMLARIAKHTGLAPSDL; encoded by the coding sequence ATGCCGGATTGGGGTTCGGCGAAGGCCAGCGCAGTGTTGGCAGCTCTCCTGCGCATCGGCTGGCGCGTGTTGCGCCAACGTGGGTCCCACAGAGTCCTCGGCCGTGACGGTTTCCCCAATTTCGTCTTCGCTTTTCATGATGGCGACGAGGTTGGTCCTCGCATGCTTGCGCGAATCGCGAAGCACACTGGGCTCGCTCCGAGCGACTTGTGA